tttatttttctttttattttccgTTTTTTTGCTACGTTTCTTCTATTTACTTTTGTTTTTTATGCTAAAAATGTAAAAGGTCTTTTTACTTTTTCGGTGCAAAGAGGAATGAGAGAGTAAAGATGCTCTTGTAAATTGTTCTATAAGTAAATTACCTAATTACCCATCATGTACGATTCACATGTACTTATTTAACGGTACAATTTAATTAGTGTTATATATTGGACCAACGCCATGCGTTTTCAAAACTATAGAGACTACTTTATGTTTTTTAAATGATAAGGAATACCGATATAATTTTAGGTAAACCACAGTGACCAACGGTATAATTAACTCTAAAAAAGTAATGTGAATTTCAGAACAGAACACCCTGGTCACTAATACTTATTTTCAAGACTGATCAGTGACCATCATCACCAGTGCGGCGGTGCTCTCACCGAATAACTTGCTAAATATGGTCGAGtattatgatataacaaatgataaAAAAGGAATTTGCAGAAAGAATTCAAACACGAAATTTATTAGCCCAATACAATACAATTACAATTGTACACTTATAGATaaatgaaaaaaaattcaaaatccaAACCAAATTCATAGAAACATAAAAAATAGTAaacaaattttaaattaattagaaGACATTGGGTTCAGTTTACCACTCTACAATCCAGCCTGATCTCTTGACCACCACCACTGATGCTGCTCATCTTGATCATAGATGTCACAAAAGCTTTCTCAAACTCTTGTTTCGAGTTTGCAAACTTTGAGACCAATGCTTTGGTGTTTGCTGTCGTGACCAATGATTGATCAGACGAAAAAATACTCTTGCCTTGAAGAAGCAACTTATAATATCGGTTATCAAAAACTGTGGGCGTTGAGTCAAGATTCGCACCCGCATTTTTCACAGTGTTACCTGCTGGACAAACACTTCTTAAACTGGCTGCAAATGAAGCTTGTAGCGTTGGATCGACACTTTGTTTCGAAGAAAAATTGTTCAGCCTATTCTGAAATGATGAGCAATGACCGAAACCAAGTGTATGCCCTCCTACACATTCAGAAATTCAGAATCTTTAGATCGTTTGTACAACGAATATCTATTTAATTAATAGCTATTCTATTAAAGTTGTCGTTAACATGCATAAAAGTGTTGTACAAATTTAATGACGGTTAGTTTAATTCACTATGTAACAACAATGCATAACAATTTTGTGCAGGTTAGCGACAACCCAGAGAGTTGTAGTTAGAAAAATCCTTTAATTAAACACTTCAATATCGGGTTATTATCAATTCTTAATTTCAACATTTGGTTAATAAATCACCTGAGAGTGCAACTAAATCGTCCATGGCAAGACCTCTTTGAGCAAAACTTTGTTGCAACTGGGAGATATTGAATGTGGGAGCGGGTAATTGTCGTGTGTCTGCTGCTTTCGAAACTCTTCCGTCTAGTCTTCCTTTTGGCACATTCCATGTGGGCCCTCCGGACTACAGTTTAATAGCATGAGAGTAATAAACTTGTCGAAACATGTAAAAGTTGTAAACGTAAGTCTAGGGTGCAAGGTGGTAAAAGTCACGAGTCAAGGATTAGTTAGTCGGGACCATGGAGGGTCGAGTCGGGCGtagaccaacgttgacttttagtaataataaaattaaacataTATATTACACGTTAATATATCAGACATTTAACATAGATATCTCAAACATAGAAATACAACACAAAATCTAATTttaaaataaatacattaatattttttTACCTAACTTTGACTTTGAATGACTCAGACCGAATTAGAATGACTTCAACCGATTTTGACCCGAATTTTTAGAGTTGACCTTCTTTTAAGACGTTTGACACGACCTTGACTTAGGGTGTTAACAAAAAGAAGAATTACCAAAGTGACTGCATCCCTTGCTGCTAACGCTAAGATATCTGCACACGAGACGATTTTAGGGCATAACGCCTCTACTGCTTTCTTGGCATGATCAAttacataaaatgcatgtaatgaTATGTTTGGTGGTCCATCTTTTTCAGCTTTGTTCTTCCCTGTTGAGTTCAATAGCACCGAACCATCACACCCCTTCAAATTTCAATATTCATTAGTCAATAACTGATACAAAATTATACTACTGAATATAAACTGCATTGATCATTCTTTTGCAACACATAAAATGCATATCTTTATGACAAAAATTAGTTACCCTAATGAAGCAATCATGGAAATGCATCCGAAGAAGTGCAGCAGGGACAGTTCGATCATTCAACATGGCTTTTTTCACGACACTTGTAATGATTGATTCAACGTTGGGGCATGTTTTATCGTAGTAATTCGGATTCAATGCGTTGATCAAGTTAATATGGGCCAACCCCAGAAATGCTAGACCGAAAAGAAGCGAAAAGATGGTTGTGTTTTTGGCTGCCATTGTTATGATCCAAGAATTTTCGATGTTTGAATGTTAAATTGTTGATGATGAAGTTTAAGAGTAATGTTGGGTATTTGTAGGAATCTTGGTGCATGAAGATGTTAGCAGATCAGGTGAGCTGAAATTTGTATTCTAATAATGCTTCTTACAAAAGCAACAAAGAGTCCATGATATTGATTAAATATTTAGTTGTTATTTTTCAATTTGTATACAATTGGTGATATATCTTCTGTTTTTACTATCTAAAAGAAAATAATTGAATAAAACTTAACATAAAACATTGGTTATAAATGGAACTGTTCAAATGGATCAAAGACATAATTTCAAAAACTGATATGGGTCAACTTAGCCCCACCCTCTTGACCTATATTAGTCATTTTTGTTTAACATCCTGCAAAATTATTGTGTTACTGATAACCTTTTTGTAGTAAAGTATTTAAGTTTGATGTAAGTTTATATTAGAGGACATACATTTTACATTCGGATATGTAGTTTAAATGGTATTTTgaatttattataaattttattataattgaGATTTTTAACTTCTAGAAAAAGTTAATCAATCTTTTTGGGCTCAGATCACTAGCTTGTTCATAACTTATTAAGAAATGAATTAACACTAATAAGAATTATGGTGAATTAGGTGGAATAAAATTATGTGCAAAAACCAACATAATAAAATGAGTTAGTTAAGATTGGTGCAAGAAATCAACAACTTTAACTAACTGGTTCTAAATGGAAGCAAAGTTTGATgccaatttggtaatcaaagtccaaTTATTAATTTATCATATCCAAAATATGGCACTGACTATAACCCATTGGCAGCAAACATGCTTTCTAGTAAACTAATCTTAGATAGAGTTGTTGATTTCTAGCACCAATTTTAACGAACTCAATTTAATTATTATGGTTTTTGCTTACTAACTTCTTCCACCTAATCCACTATATGAAGTACTACCACTCCAAAAGAGGAAAGTCTTTTTTATACTCTTTTTGTTCATCTGCAGAGTAGTTCTGTTCAATGCATTGGTACTTAATATTGAATATTTGCCAAAAATTTGACAAAAGTAGAACCTACAAAGATTTTCATCACGTTATCATCAAGACAAGTTTTAACTAGGTGTGTTCATCTTTGGTTTCCGACTTTCTTAGTTTATTCGGTTCGATTTAttcggttttgaaagtttcagAAACAAATCGAAAACTGAATTCAAATTCAAAACCGAAACTGAACCAAAACCAAACATAAAACAATTTTGATTTTGAGTTCAGCTCAGTTTcggttaaaacaaaaaaaaaaaaataataaataaataatcatatttaacatcataaaaatagATTTTAGATTCGATTGAGTTACAAAATCAATTTAGGGGTTATATATAATACTTCATCCGCCCAAAATATCAAAAATGTAACATTTGGCTTTTAAAAGTATTTATTTCACaactttgactttttttttttttaatttacataatatttgataaaatttatatgAATCAACTAAGTTTTAAACGTGTTTTCATTTGTATAATTTTCATTATATATGAtataacaaaaacaaaaatatttaaagtcaaagttaaaaAAGAAAACATTCTAAAGTCAAACCGTGACATTTATTTTGAGAAGGAATGAGTAATAAAAATATGAATATAGTATTAGTTgaatttgatatttaaaaagtaAAATCAAAAATCGAACCCGAAC
This genomic window from Rutidosis leptorrhynchoides isolate AG116_Rl617_1_P2 chromosome 2, CSIRO_AGI_Rlap_v1, whole genome shotgun sequence contains:
- the LOC139892816 gene encoding peroxidase 64, which translates into the protein MAAKNTTIFSLLFGLAFLGLAHINLINALNPNYYDKTCPNVESIITSVVKKAMLNDRTVPAALLRMHFHDCFIRGCDGSVLLNSTGKNKAEKDGPPNISLHAFYVIDHAKKAVEALCPKIVSCADILALAARDAVTLSGGPTWNVPKGRLDGRVSKAADTRQLPAPTFNISQLQQSFAQRGLAMDDLVALSGGHTLGFGHCSSFQNRLNNFSSKQSVDPTLQASFAASLRSVCPAGNTVKNAGANLDSTPTVFDNRYYKLLLQGKSIFSSDQSLVTTANTKALVSKFANSKQEFEKAFVTSMIKMSSISGGGQEIRLDCRVVN